Part of the Micromonospora inyonensis genome, GGGGTTGCCCGGTCGATGGTGCGCAGGAAGCGCAGGAACTCCTGGTGGCGGTGTTTGCGTTGGGTTTGGCCGATGACCTTGCCGGTGGCCACGTCGAGGGCGGCGAACAGGCTGGTGGTGCCGTGGCGGACGTAGTCGTGGGTCACCCGGCCGGGGACACCGGGCATCATCGGCAGCATCGGCGCGGTCCGATCCAGGGCCTGGATCTGCGATTTCTCGTCCACGGCGAGGACCATGGCGGCCTCCGGCGGGTCCAGGTACAGCCCGACGATGTCGCGGACCTTGTCGATGAACAGCGGGTCGGTCGACAGCTTCCAACTCTGGACCTGGTGCGGTTTGAGGCCGAACGCCCGCCAGATCCGCGAGACCGCGGTCTGGTTCAGCCCCACCGCCGTGGCCATCGACCGCGTCGACCAATGACTGTCCTGATCGGGCGGCAGCTCTTCGAGCGTCTTCGTGATCACGGCCTCGACCTGGGCGTCGCCGATCTTCCGTGGCGCGCCCGGTCGCGGCTCGTCGCGCAGCCCGTCCACCCGATCGGCCACGAACCGCTTACGCCACTTGCCGACCGTCGGCAGCGACACCCCAAGCCGGCGAGACACCTCGCTGTTGGACAGGCCTTCCGCGCAGGCGAGGACGATCCGCCCCGCACCGCCAACGCCTGCGCCGTCTTCGGCCGCCGAGCCAGCCCTCGTAGCGCCTCCCGCTCCTCGGCGGTCAACTCCAGCGGCGCCAGCTTCGGACCACGGCCATCACCCATACCCGCAATCGTCGGCGGCCCGTGGCATCGGCATCGAGGCCACCACGGTCCGCAACCGTTCCACATCGATCCGACCGGCGCCAAGCGCGTCGTACAACGCGCCGTGACCTCGACGGTGCTCCGCCACCAGGGACAAGGCCGGCAGCGACCGTACCGGCCCGTCCGCGCACAACACCGCGTCGGCCAACTCGAACAGCGCATCAGCTCTGGCGCTCAGACAGCGATGCAGTTCCGTACGGAACGTCGCGAGGTCCCCAACCGCGCTTCCACGCGCGGCGTCATGCACACTGATCATCCCGCAGCCCTTGGTCCTGATCTTCTTCCCTAGACAAGAGGATTGATCGATCAAGGGCTGCGGCCATGATCGCCCGGGGGGCGATGCAACCGACCCCAGGTTAAAGATCAAGCTAGTGTGCTGAGTCGTTAATTCGTTGGTAGATTGCGGGTATGGGTGATGTCCGTGGTCCGAAGCTGGCGCCGCTGGAGTTGACCGCCGAGGAGCGGGAGGCGCTACGAGGGCTGGCTCGGCGGCCGAAGACGGCGCAGGCGTTGGCGGTGCGGGGCGGATCGTCCTCGCCTGCGCGGAAGGCCTGTCCAACAGCGAGGTGTCTCGCCGGCTTGGGGTGTCGCTGCCGACGGTCGGCAAGTGGCGTAAGCGGTTCGTGGCCGATCGGGTGGACGGGCTGCGCGACGAGCCGCGACCGGGCGCGCCACGGAAGATCGGCGACGCCCAGGTCGAGGCCGTGATCACGAAGACGCTCGAAGAGCTGCCGCCCGATCAGGACAGTCATTGGTCGACGCGGTCGATGGCCACGGCGGTGGGGCTGAACCAGACCGCGGTCTCGCGGATCTGGCGGGCGTTCGGCCTCAAACCGCACCAGGTCCAGAGTTGGAAGCTGTCGACCGACCCGCTGTTCATCGACAAGGTCCGCGACATCGTCGGGCTGTACCTGGACCCGCCGGAGGCCGCCATGGTCCTCGCCGTGGACGAGAAATCGCAGATCCAGGCCCTGGATCGGACCGCGCCGATGCTGCCGATGATGCCCGGTGTCCCCGGCCGGGTGACCCACGACTACGTCCGCCACGGCACCACCAGCCTGTTCGCCGCCCTCGACGTGGCCACCGGCAAGGTCATCGGCCAAACCCAACGCAAACACCGCCACCAGGAGTTCCTGCGCTTCCTGCGCACCATCGACCGGGCAACCCCGCCCGACCTGGAGCTGCATCTCGTGCTGGACAACTACGCCACCCACAAGACGCCCGCCATCGGGCAGTGGCTACTCAAGCACCCCCGGTTCCACCTGCACTTCACCCCGACCTACTCGTCCTGGCTCAACCTCGTCGAGCGCTGGTTCGCCGAGCTAACCAACCGCAAACTCCGCCGATCGACCCACCGCAGTATCGCCGCACTGGAAGCCGACGTCACCGCCTGGATCGAGGCGTGGAACGCCGACCCGAAACCGTTCGTGTGGACCAAGACGGCAGACAACATCCTCGAAACGATCGCCGCATATTGCCAACGAATTAACGACTCAGCACACTAGACGAGTAGTTCCGAAGTCGGAGGTCGATGTCTGGGCATGAAGAGAGGGCGTCCAAGATCGTGTTGTGACGCAAGATTTGGACACCCTCTTGACCGCACTCTACGTGAAGATCGACGACACCATCCGGACGCCCCGGTGGCGAGGCCGGCCACCGCTGCTCACCGACTCCGAGCTGGTCTGCCTGGCCGTGGCGCAGGTCCTGCTCGGTGCCCGTTCGGAGGCCCACTGGATCCGCTACGCCCGTATCCACCTGGCCGGCATGTTCCCCTACCTGCCGCAGCGATCGGGCTACAACAAACGGCTCCGCGCCGCCCTCCCACTGATCAAGAAGGCGATCCGGGACCTGGCCCGCGACAGTGACTTCTGGTTCGACAACCACTGGATCGTCGACTCCACGCCGATACCCTGCGGTATGTCCCGCCCCACCGTGCAACGCTCCGACCTGGCCGGCTGGGCCGGATACGGCTACTGCGCCTCACACTCCCGCTTCTTCTGGGGCCTGCGGCTCTACCTGGTGTGCACCCCGACCGGCATGCCGATCCTGTGGGCCCTGGCCAACCCGAAGATCGGCGAACGCGAGGTCCTCGCCGCGATGCTGGACGTCGAGGCCGGCGTGGTCGCCGAGCACGACGGGATCCTGCTGATCAGCGACAAGGGCTTCGCCTCCAAGCCGTTCGAGCGGCAGTTGGCCGAGCAGGGCATCGAACTGCTGCGCCCGTCGCGCAAGCGGGAGAAGGCCCGCTACGGCGAGCCGATGCTCAAGAAGGTCCGACAACTGATCGAGTCGGTCAACGACACCCTCAAGGGTCAGCTTGACCTGGAACAACACGGCGGACGGACCTTCGCCGGTGTTGCTGTCCGTGTCGCCCAACGCCTGCTCGCCATGGCCGCCGCGATCTGGCACAACAACAAGACCGGCGCCCCCGTCACCCGGTCACTGATCGCTTACGACCGCTGACCGGGTTTCGGAACTACTCGTCTAGGGCCGGGGCGTGCGGCGCCACCAGCGGCGTCGCCGCGTGGGCCGGTCGGACACCGCTGCGGCGGCAGGGGGGTCGCCGGCCGGCACCAGCCGGGAGCGGGCCGCCCGCCACTGCCGCACCACCGCGTCGACGTCGACCGGCCGGACCACCACCCGAGGCCCGGTCGGCGTCCGCAGCCACGCCACGATCTGCGTGTTCAGCTCCTGCGCGTACGCCCGCACCGCCGCCTCGGTGGGCACGTCCCGGACCTCGTCGGGCAGCCGCTCGACGCGCCTGCGCAGCAGCAGGGGGGTGGGCAGGAGCGCCTCGGTGGGGATCTTCTCCCGCTCCAGCAGTCCCTTGATCCACCACTGTTCGTCGTACGGCAGGTCCCGGCCGGGAATGGGCCGGCCCGCGCCGGGCAGGTTGTCGAACTCGCCGCGTTCCACGGCGGCGCGGATCTGCGCCTCGGCCGCCGCCTCCCAGGCGTAGGTCATGCCGGAACCTCCCCGTGTCGTCGACACCCGCCACCAGGATGCCCCACCGGGCGGGGACGTTCCCACCCCGGCGGGCCGCACACCGGCCGGGGGCCGCCGCGCGTGCCCTAGACTTCGCCCTCGATGGACGACCAGGCCACCCCCGTCGACACCCGCCCCTGCGCGCACTGCGGCCGGGACGTGCCGCAACGCGCCGGCGCGGGCCGTCCGTTCCGGTACTGCCGTGACAACGACGGCGCCTGCCAACGCGCGTCGCGCAACAGCCGGATGCGCCACCGCAACGCCCCCGGCCTCGCCGGCCAGGTGGCCCGGACCTGGGAGGCGGTGGACCGCCTCGACCAGCTCGTGGACTCCCTGACCGAGACGCTGCACGCCGAGCTGTCCCCGGTGGGGGTGGAACGGCAGCTCGCCCAGGTCCGCGCGGAGGCGGCCGGGCAGGTGGCGCAGGCCCACACCGAGCGCGATGAGGCACGCCGCGCCGCCGAGGACGCGCGGGCCGCCGAGGTGGCCGCCCGCCGGGCCGCCGAGGACGCCGTCGCCCAGCGGGACGCCGCGCGCGCGGACGCGACCCGGCACGCCGAGGACGCCGCGCGGTCCGCCGACCGGGCCGCGGACGCCGAGACGGCCCGCGACGCCGCGCACCGGACGGCCAGCGCCGCCGAGGCGCTGCGGGTGCAGGCCGAACGGGACCGGGACGCGGCCCGCCACGACCTGCGGACCGTCCGCGCGGAACGGGACACCGAACGCCGTCGCGTCGCCGAGGTGACCGCCGAGCGGGACACCGCCCGCACCGACGCCGACCGGGCCGCCTCGGCCGCCGCCGACGCGGTCGCCCGCGCCGACCGGGCGCAGGCCACCGCCGACGCCGCCGGTCGGGACGCCGACGCGCACCGTGCCGCCGCCGAACGGGCCCGCGCCGAGGCGCAGGCCGCCCGCCGGGAGGCCGCCGAGGCGACCCGGTCGGCGGAAGCGGCCCGCGTCGACGCCGACGCCGCCCGCGCCGAGAGCGCCGC contains:
- a CDS encoding IS982 family transposase; the encoded protein is MTQDLDTLLTALYVKIDDTIRTPRWRGRPPLLTDSELVCLAVAQVLLGARSEAHWIRYARIHLAGMFPYLPQRSGYNKRLRAALPLIKKAIRDLARDSDFWFDNHWIVDSTPIPCGMSRPTVQRSDLAGWAGYGYCASHSRFFWGLRLYLVCTPTGMPILWALANPKIGEREVLAAMLDVEAGVVAEHDGILLISDKGFASKPFERQLAEQGIELLRPSRKREKARYGEPMLKKVRQLIESVNDTLKGQLDLEQHGGRTFAGVAVRVAQRLLAMAAAIWHNNKTGAPVTRSLIAYDR
- a CDS encoding DnaJ family domain-containing protein, whose protein sequence is MTYAWEAAAEAQIRAAVERGEFDNLPGAGRPIPGRDLPYDEQWWIKGLLEREKIPTEALLPTPLLLRRRVERLPDEVRDVPTEAAVRAYAQELNTQIVAWLRTPTGPRVVVRPVDVDAVVRQWRAARSRLVPAGDPPAAAAVSDRPTRRRRWWRRTPRP